From the genome of Pleuronectes platessa chromosome 12, fPlePla1.1, whole genome shotgun sequence:
CTCCGGGGCTGTCCGGCTCCTTGAAGGGGTTTTTGAAGTTCCAGGCGTTCTGCTTGCGCCTCCTCCTCACGCGGCGGTTAGGCAGGATCCGGTTGGACTTTTTGTTGCGCATGAATGTTGCCGTGGAGATGATGACAGTGACTATGACCATGAGACTAATGACACCACCAAGCATGCCTAGGATTTGCAAGGGCTTGTTTCTACTCTGCATTATAAATGATCCCCAAGGCCCCCCATTGAGTTGCGTCTGTAAAAGAGCACAGGGAGAATTCACATCCATGGGACTGAAGTTAAAGTCTGTCACACAAAGATGAACTTCTTCATATTGTCCCGTGTATATTGTCGCACTATCACTTATTTGGCTGAAATGTCATGTGAGGTGCAAAATATAAAACGATGTATATTCAGAATAAAAATACTGCAAATATACTGCataaaactgtgtaaaacatatttttccgTTGTCTAaaatttctttttcaaattaaacCTTTTTCAATTTTATCCACATTTAATCTACTATTATTTTGTCAAGACAAGATCAGAGAGGTTTACCGGGAAACCAACAACGGAGACCACTCGCGTCTATAGATATTAATTAAATGGGAAAATGAAAAACCAGAACTaataatatttagttttggtCGTGGTGTCATATTTGAAACACGGAAAAAAGAGAATAGTTTATGTTGTGCTCCTGTACTCTTTTACAGACACAGCCTTGTTCTAATGCAAAAAACGAATCACTACAAGTTCTTAGTATCACAGAGTAAAGACAGTACTACTGTGCGTATTCTCTCAAGACAAGCTTTGTTTATTGAACAGGCCTCCTTATAATCTTTCTGATCTTGCCCTGAGCTTGTACACGGGACTTTTTCACAGAGCTCCAGTAAATATAAGTTGAAATGATGATTGTCAGTGAAATGGCGAAGGTGACAACGGTCAAACAAATCCCAAACACGGCCCCCGGACGTTTCCTTAGGCCCAAGAAGTATGAGACAAATCTGGATTTGATCTGCAAACATGACAATTGCATTTGCGTGAGACTCAGACTCAACAACTGGTGAAACCTGAAATCTGGGAAATTATGAAATGTCTTATTCTGCAGAAAAGCTGCACCTTCATAAAGGTTGTGCAAAGAAATTACCCGAAAAAAATGCAAAATCTCttcattattgttatataatacTGATTAACTACCAATATAACACCTCCAATATCATTCAAGCAGCACAAGCTATAAAATGATGCTGATGAACTAATGGtttcaaactgtatttttcatatatttaaagGGTAAAACCTCAGAATATAATTCATCACATCTCATCCAACTGTTAACCTGTTATTCATGTATTCTCGGTGTTAACTTACAGCCTCTGTGATGTCGATCTTGACGACTGCGGTGGTGCTGAAGGACGGCTTGCCTCGGTCTCGAGCCTGCACCACCAGGGACCAGGTGAAGTCCCTCTGCTTGGTGATGTTCTGAATGATGGCCATCGACTTGATGTAGGACTTCAGCACGATCTCGCCAGTGTCGATGTCGATGTCGAAGATGTTGTTGTCCGGCTCAGCTTTCATGATGGCGTACTCGATGACGTTGTTGGGCACCTCGGCGTCGTCATCTACAGCCTGCGCAAATGAAGTGAATTAAAAAACACTACTCtgacttcccctttctcttttaatCTCAAGGGGAGCACATACCTCTATTTTCACCGGCGCTCCGATCACCATCGTCTTCTCGAGAAAGTTTTCGTTGAAAGCTGGTGGGTGGTCGTTCAGGTCCAGCACCGTCACAAACACCTCAGCCAGGCTGTACTTCCCGTCCATGTCCTCTGCCTTCACATAGAAGTTGTACTTGGATCTCACCTCTGCATCCAGGCTCGCCCAGGGCTGCGTGTAGATGATCCCAGATTTGGGCTGGATCAGGAACCTTTGAATTGAGATGTAGATGGACTTCAGAGGTGGCACTCGGTGAAAGATGGAGCCTACGAGATAGCCATGATAACTGTTTCTCCTTTGTTCCACTTTTCATGACCTTTGCAACTCTAATAACTTGATTTAATGTGCAGACATGTGGGTGTCTTATCATCTAAATCTATAAGATAAAAGGAAATATGTTTACTTTGCAAAAACACTGAACTATCTCTATAAATCATCACTTTACTGTTCTATTCCCATACATTTAAGGGAAGATAGACTCGGCCAGTAACATACAGAGCAAGAAAGGAAGAGGATtgtttcactgactgacttgttTAGTTACCCTACAGGTCACAGTGCAAGGTAGTCAGTACGGCCGCAAAGTCTATTTTCTCCTCCAATCCCATTACGGGATTAACGAAGGCAGCGGATGAGCAGGCAAAGATCAGGACAGCACAGTCCTGTATACACTGAAGTGTTTTTATACAAGATACTGTCAAAGTACATAACATGCTAAATTTTTTAGTATCCCTGCTGAGACTAATCTGAGGTGACGCAGTTAGAAAATTGTTCTGAGCAAACAAGTACCCACTAAGCTACAACTGTTCCAAATCTCTCCCCTCTGCTTATTTTGGAAAATCCTACTCCTGGATGCCATGTGACATCACATATCTCCACTAATTCATTGCTACAGAGCTCAAAATCTCTACTTAGAAGTCCCAAAATACTCTTTTTTTCCACCTACATTTCATCATACAAGTCAAATGGTTCATAGGAAACAGCGCAGGGAGATTAAACTTGACCTTACACGGACATACACCTGACGATAGGCATTGTGCATTGCAGATACATGATTGGAACACAGGTCAGGTGCTAACTGTGCTAAATGCTGCAGATCTGTCGGATTCTATCTGCAGGGACATGAAGGGAAAGCTGGAGGTGAACTGTGTGTTATCACAGAGAGAACAGTGACCGCTgagccttttctctctctctccgcgtTTAGACTCCTACTAGGAATCTAATAAAAATCGAATTGAGAGAAAATGCCAGTAAATCCTCGGGGGGGCCAGGGCGCTTAGGTGCAATAAACTGGACATTATTTCTCATATGAAAAACAAGTCTGCTACAAGTCATGTTCCTGCACAGCTTTGGGGCAGATGCATTTGGTTTTCATACACAGCAGTTCTGTGGTTAGAATTACAGATTCAAGCTCAGATCCATATTATTTGAAATTTATATTCAAGTATAGTAAAACTACTATTTTAACTGCAAAGAGTAGACAACTGCTGTTGAGAAAGGATCAGTgctctaaaaaaacatttttttattggacAGAACATGAGTGTGAGAAATATAAGTTTGCAATGACATGTCCAATCACCAGTAAGTCAGGACAGTGAGGGCAACAAAAAACTATTTGGTATCTATGATCaaaatctcttttttttgttgagaaaGTCATATTTTTAGTTGGCACAGTAGATCCGTTGTTAGCAGTAATGCCTCATATTAAAAAGTTCCGTGGTTTGAATCCCAATTAAGCTAAGGCCTTTCTGAGTGAACTGTAAGCAATGTTTATTTGTCGAATATGTCGGAAACAAATACTTCCAGTGCCCATTTATacataaaagcactccagcgtctGAATCCTTTCATTTAACAAGGCTTTGATGGATTGCGTGACCGGAAGATGGATGCGTTGTAAATGGTTGAATTCCATATGTTGGCCTTGCGATATGCTGAACAGGCTGCCTGCCGCCAAATGACTGCACGGATTGGCAGGGATATGTGTTATTTGAAACAGCTAGATGCCTttcaaatacatacaaataaagaATAATGTCGTTATGTGAATATGAGGAAGTTGAAGTAGGCACTGGGTCCATTCTCTCAAAGCCTCCACATTGTCATACTCACAGTTCAGCCCCGGATCCATAGATCGTATACCTCACTTCACCCCAAGGTCCTGAGTCTGGGTCTGTTGCCTGGAGACAAACAGAATAGACAATTAATAGAGAAAAGAATATGACTTGACTAACTTGAGCCAGGATGATCAGAATGTTCTATATGAGGGTTTTAGTGCAACATGTAGCCCAGTAAGATGAAGCATTCATTTAGATTTACGTCAGGTTAGTGACCAATATGACACATgctcctttcttttctctttccttaaCAAGCCGCAGCACGGTGAGGTTCAATGGTTCACGTCTCTTTCTTAAAACTGAATGAGCAGGAGACAGAATTGTCTGTGAAGAGAAAGAATCTGTGCTGGATAGGGACATGATGTTACAGAGGTCAGCTataaaaagacagatttttgatGTCATAGGGAACATCATCATGGGCTGTCAGctaatctgtctgtctgtcgcaGCAGGGATGCCTGTTTCCCGTCTCCGTGTGTCCAAGGTCGCTTGTCGGCTGTTCTTTCATCTGATTGAAATTGCCTGGGATCAAGGCAACGAGCCTCTGTGGTGTTCACGCAAGGGGAGGATTTATCAGTGAGCCTCCCTGTTGCTTTGAGCCTCTGCAGGGCTGATATAAACTGACAAGGGCGAATCGTTTTTAAACTAAATGGCactgaaaaaaattaataaatacaacatgttctCAGTGTTCATGTTATTTCTGTGATGCAGCTGCATGTGCTACTAAgcattagaaaaaaagaaatctgggAATTTGATGTTACACAACTAAATGAAAGTGATAGCCATCTGGCAGCTTACCTCGCCTAGCTTTTATCTACATGTTTTCACATATTATCCCAACCCTCAGAGCCCAAAAAgtccacatttggggaattaaTGGGCCGCTTGGGCATTTTGCTAAAATCAACATTCCTCTTGAGCTCATGAGTGACGTACATTGGTGATGGCATGTATTTTTAGACAGGATGAACGCTCAACTCACCGTGACTGACACCACGTTGGAGCCGCCGGGTGAGTTTTCTGGAATCCGAGCGATGTAGTAATCTGAGGAGAATTTGGGAGCGTTGTCATTGGTGTCCAGGAGGTGGATGACAATGTCTGCTGTTGCGCTGAATCTCTCCGGAGTATCAACCTCAACTGCCAGGAGCTAAAggagaaagattaaaaaaatttaatgaaaaaagaTGCAGCAGATGCAGTGGATGTATCTGCTATCTGTTGACGAAATTCAGTGGTCCAGAGGTGCAGAACAAcagcaaacaataaaacaagcaGCTGTTCATAgtttattgttgtattttattatttgcagTTGTGTTTTTCGTAGCAgtcgttgtgttttctgttttgcgCTTCAGGTCGACTGTATATGCACTTGTGATACTGCCTCATTTTAATGTGTTTCACCTTGTATGTGAGAAAATGATGCTTCTCGTAGTCCATGGCAGCCGAGTCCTCCACCAAGATGGTGACCTGAGCCTCGTTCAGCACAGTCTGAGGAACGACTCGCAGCATCCTTCCTGGGCCAATCAGCCTCAGATTGAATTTGGCGTTGGCGCCCTGCGTGAGCACAACATGCGTCATCGTATTATTCAAAATGCCTCATCTGGGAAAACGTACAAAGGTATACTACACATGCATGAACTTATTTATAGTAAGCTGAATTTGCTGCAAAGCTATCACAAACAAGCAGACACAGAGCATAATCCCAATCGTATATAGTCCAttcaatcaaaataaaagctctgtgtcCTTTCAGTATTATAGTAATGCATTAGGAATCAATAGGATATCATTAGCTGCAATGTATTTCTTGATGAAACGTAATATGTGTGGACAGGGAGAGAGCTCATCCTGATGTTGTAACAGTATTAACACAGAACACATTTGGTGAGCAGCGGCCGAGGCTCATGCAAGGagctggaaacacagagagacttGTGTAAGCCGACAAATGGCGCAGTTAGCGTGAACCTTTTAATTTGTCCTGGCTCACTCTCAAGTTCATGCAATTTTAAAGGGATTGTCTGTGATAATGGCCGGCTTAGAGCGATTCCACAGACAAAAAAGGTGGACACCAGCGTGCACTCAGTGTTGTGGCACAACGTGTGTTGATTGAATCAGTTTCTCAGTCGATGACAATGTAATTTGTCCTTACGTGAACATCAAGCACTGATCCGCTGTCCTGGCTGATGGAGGCACTTTTAAAACATCACTggatatgaaaaaataaaacacatttatgatCTCACCCACCTGATCGGAGTCATTGACAGTGATTTTCAGCCCTCGGAGAATCTCTCCCTCCGGTGGATGCTCGTACATGGTCAACTCAAACATGTTCTGTGGGCCGTTCTCTCCGTAAAAAGTAGGTGGGTTGTTGTTCAGGTCCACCACACGGATCACCAAGGTGGTTACCCCGTAGTCCATCAGTCGGCCTTCAGGACTCACTTCTGAAGCCTGGAAACATGAAGTCAAAATTAGGCCCATACGTATCACCTATGTGGGCGGTACACGTGAGCTTGTGCGAGATTTTATCGGCCAGTTTCACTACAATAGTTCCTCCTTGTGAATCCTATATTTAATCTATATCTAATCCAAATTAGTGAGAAATGTCCTTGTTCATCCCTGCAGATGTAGAGCGAATGAGGGTCTCTTTGatgaaataaagtatttttaggTATTTAGCAGAAACTCAAAGATCATTTAAatgcaaaagaataaaaaaaaaaaaattgggtgaAGTGAAAAAACGTTATAATTTAGAGAATGTACTGGTTTGATGTCTGAATGACGTGCGACTTACCCTGACTTTCATATTAAAGACCTCTCTCTTCAGATACATAGGGAAGGTCAGCAGAGTGATAATG
Proteins encoded in this window:
- the cdhr1a gene encoding cadherin-related family member 1 — its product is MKNVKILHLPQLFVFVHACFAQADFAPYFYDNGPYSNNGNLALFSLSEDTPIGTQIYSLNGTDPEGHEVMYGLSFDPGSKEYFRVDPQSGNMTLVEKLDRENQDSIDVLVSITDGRSKVVERVTIFVMDANDEKPEFKNMPAFIDVLETTESGGSIYVVEAVDRDTGSGGSVTYYLQNPPSALFAIDRHSGVLRLRSGEMLDYEKTKTHFVTVIAKDGGGDFNGKEQFLSSSATLTINVIDAQDTPPSFIGTPYFGFVYEVSMPGSEVFIVSAKDGDVGNPNPIRYSFDDGDDGVFSINKTSGIITLLTFPMYLKREVFNMKVRASEVSPEGRLMDYGVTTLVIRVVDLNNNPPTFYGENGPQNMFELTMYEHPPEGEILRGLKITVNDSDQGANAKFNLRLIGPGRMLRVVPQTVLNEAQVTILVEDSAAMDYEKHHFLTYKLLAVEVDTPERFSATADIVIHLLDTNDNAPKFSSDYYIARIPENSPGGSNVVSVTATDPDSGPWGEVRYTIYGSGAELFLIQPKSGIIYTQPWASLDAEVRSKYNFYVKAEDMDGKYSLAEVFVTVLDLNDHPPAFNENFLEKTMVIGAPVKIEAVDDDAEVPNNVIEYAIMKAEPDNNIFDIDIDTGEIVLKSYIKSMAIIQNITKQRDFTWSLVVQARDRGKPSFSTTAVVKIDITEATQLNGGPWGSFIMQSRNKPLQILGMLGGVISLMVIVTVIISTATFMRNKKSNRILPNRRVRRRRKQNAWNFKNPFKEPDSPGEKFKVEEDEPEPEVMVENINYNNNVNNVHSVNNVHSVNKAHSVNNVNSVARYWPPPPCAPSLPPPAPPYIPGERQWAVPTISATVASKPRKKPLITKQDTVNKALVSELKLRLEQKRMLTHQ